In a single window of the Leptospira barantonii genome:
- a CDS encoding HEAT repeat domain-containing protein, whose protein sequence is MMIEEKLLFSFPFLAMLVFCIVILVRVSVKIKWILAVVTVLLSVVWFWYRPQYLLSRWRMDSFDDSSRSIVAFGLGAHAYGYEESLSEIVFYRPILREVLLKDPNPKVRIRAALFLGYSKNESDRETLMYALDDSQFGVRLAASLALLPKEFMWSSENFLAYGKFCLLMKQDENCDPDEKTILAFVDLMRSRMLGVKTR, encoded by the coding sequence ATGATGATTGAAGAGAAACTTCTATTCTCATTTCCGTTTTTAGCGATGCTCGTTTTTTGTATCGTGATCTTAGTTCGTGTTTCCGTAAAAATAAAATGGATCCTTGCGGTTGTGACCGTTCTTTTATCCGTTGTTTGGTTTTGGTATCGTCCTCAATATCTTCTTTCCCGATGGAGAATGGATTCTTTCGATGATTCGTCTCGGTCCATAGTGGCGTTCGGTTTAGGCGCTCATGCTTACGGATACGAGGAATCTTTGAGTGAGATCGTGTTTTATCGACCAATTTTGCGCGAAGTTCTTTTGAAAGATCCGAATCCAAAAGTAAGAATTCGGGCGGCGCTTTTTCTCGGTTATTCCAAAAACGAATCGGATCGGGAAACGTTGATGTACGCCTTGGACGATTCGCAGTTTGGAGTTCGACTTGCCGCTTCCTTGGCTTTGCTACCGAAAGAATTCATGTGGTCTTCGGAAAATTTTTTGGCTTACGGGAAATTTTGTCTTTTGATGAAACAGGACGAGAATTGTGATCCTGATGAAAAAACAATTTTGGCATTTGTAGATTTAATGCGAAGTCGAATGCTCGGAGTTAAAACTCGCTAG
- a CDS encoding deoxyribodipyrimidine photolyase: MFSKENLVRVKDLNQKPILEEKPYILYWMSMARRFAWNHSLDYAIHLSKKYKKELLIYEPVKMDYPWSSPRLHKFILEGMCSNAKDAKKLGLHYRAFVETIENPISEVLGKIASNAALIVTDDYPAYIIPAMLEHVSEKVECKLLAVDSNSIIPLSLYGEFASAARILRPRVHKLFPEAWKFRSSSKPEKPYREKGSSWLLENPNSPLNQISWFDGNPESIEDICKKFNFIFSNILPVEGKIGGRAEGLKLLGNFLKRGIEGYAELRSQPKSPKDSYSSLLSPYLHFGHISQEEVVSAVLNWDLDEPWDPGVIVPENKNRKEGYFHPNDNVNSFLDELVTWRDVGFLMFWKKPSFNKDLRILPDWIQKNLDFHRRDSRPFLYTKNQLENAVTHDAVWNAAQKELVLTGTMHNYLRMLWGKKVIEWTADYETAFEILEDFNNKYAYDGRDPNSYTGILWCFGLFDRPWFPERDVFGNIRYMSSDSTKKKFKLQSYFDYIRSLEEPTL, translated from the coding sequence ATGTTTTCGAAAGAAAATCTCGTTCGAGTCAAAGATCTAAATCAGAAGCCGATTCTCGAGGAAAAACCGTATATTCTCTATTGGATGTCCATGGCGAGAAGGTTTGCCTGGAATCATTCCTTGGATTATGCGATTCATCTTTCTAAAAAATACAAGAAAGAACTTCTGATCTACGAACCCGTAAAGATGGATTATCCGTGGAGTTCTCCCAGACTTCACAAGTTTATCTTGGAAGGAATGTGTTCCAATGCGAAAGACGCAAAAAAACTCGGACTTCATTATCGAGCCTTTGTGGAAACGATCGAAAATCCGATTTCGGAGGTTTTGGGAAAAATCGCTTCGAATGCGGCGCTGATCGTTACCGATGATTATCCCGCGTATATCATTCCCGCGATGCTCGAACACGTATCCGAAAAAGTAGAATGTAAACTTCTCGCGGTAGATTCCAATTCCATCATACCTCTTTCCCTTTACGGAGAATTTGCGTCCGCCGCGAGAATCTTAAGACCGAGAGTTCATAAACTTTTTCCGGAAGCATGGAAGTTCAGGTCCTCCTCAAAACCCGAAAAGCCGTATCGTGAAAAGGGAAGTTCTTGGCTTCTGGAGAATCCGAATTCTCCCCTGAATCAAATTTCCTGGTTCGACGGAAATCCGGAATCGATCGAGGATATATGCAAAAAATTTAATTTTATTTTTTCGAATATTCTTCCCGTCGAGGGAAAAATCGGAGGAAGAGCGGAAGGTCTGAAACTTCTCGGAAATTTTTTGAAACGAGGAATCGAAGGTTATGCGGAACTGAGAAGCCAACCGAAATCTCCGAAGGATTCGTATTCTTCTCTTTTGTCTCCGTATCTTCACTTCGGTCATATTTCACAGGAAGAAGTTGTCAGTGCGGTTTTGAATTGGGACTTGGACGAACCCTGGGATCCCGGCGTGATCGTGCCCGAAAACAAAAACAGAAAGGAAGGTTATTTCCATCCGAACGATAACGTGAATTCTTTTTTGGACGAACTCGTTACTTGGAGGGACGTGGGTTTTCTGATGTTTTGGAAGAAACCTTCGTTTAACAAGGATTTGAGAATCCTTCCCGATTGGATTCAAAAGAATTTGGATTTTCACAGACGCGATTCGCGCCCTTTTCTTTATACGAAAAATCAACTGGAGAATGCGGTGACACATGACGCGGTTTGGAATGCGGCGCAGAAGGAACTCGTTTTGACTGGCACTATGCACAATTATTTGAGAATGCTCTGGGGAAAAAAGGTGATCGAGTGGACCGCCGATTACGAAACGGCGTTTGAAATTCTCGAGGATTTCAACAACAAATACGCGTATGACGGAAGGGATCCGAATTCTTATACGGGAATTCTTTGGTGTTTCGGTTTGTTTGATCGGCCTTGGTTTCCGGAACGGGATGTGTTCGGAAATATCCGTTATATGTCATCGGATTCCACGAAGAAAAAATTCAAACTGCAGTCCTACTTTGATTACATCAGATCCTTGGAAGAACCCACTCTTTGA
- a CDS encoding TPR end-of-group domain-containing protein yields MSQFTAEELKNRFRLPDEAIEDLLTEKFFDTKVAGRLRLGGESLCAVQLTYLNETKNPEKLRKEPKHKHNGRYICEALSLADCDYNDEGIFDGQIFVWIPSLQTFASWDDEHEQSYLFPDTGWKDISKDPVRYLCSQWEPIEEGKDIWDLYELWNEFPYVVYASEFFQERLSSVKKSFESEDHRETARLCEKILLEAEQPLLDVYSVICGKIECLSYKSVNGFLLNEVESSITDFEVMISVAKQADLKAKVSSNHPNWYLEHARQSFSVLSSSLKDGNFELLKVLILGLIQRNNEEALNWIETFCDSYPSKLKDLSKILNSSSELGNGQIRSMIALIEERNDALNGFQNTIERMKSAIASDDFHRFHLEFHKIDQGGYALDIYKSNIFAVMNDALLSLLKKREIESGRALIQVYSNRLDLLKPSWGYLDRKAYEELFANALCLIHSNDEINRKFLNLLEKKFLPIVRENGAVRIVAERLARNLACIYTTMGNFESAYFFLKLAMERGAKKEDILNETDFDPLRREERFSTLFKKYYQEHSNRS; encoded by the coding sequence ATGTCCCAGTTTACGGCCGAAGAATTGAAAAATCGATTTCGACTTCCTGACGAAGCGATCGAAGATCTTCTTACGGAAAAATTCTTTGATACAAAAGTCGCCGGTCGTTTGCGTTTGGGAGGAGAAAGTCTTTGTGCGGTTCAACTTACCTATTTGAACGAAACTAAAAATCCGGAAAAGTTACGTAAGGAACCGAAACATAAACACAACGGAAGGTATATTTGTGAAGCTCTGAGTTTGGCCGATTGTGATTACAATGACGAAGGAATTTTCGACGGCCAAATTTTTGTATGGATTCCTTCCCTGCAAACGTTTGCGAGTTGGGACGACGAACACGAACAATCCTATCTGTTTCCCGATACGGGTTGGAAAGATATTTCCAAAGATCCCGTTCGATATTTGTGTTCTCAGTGGGAACCGATTGAGGAAGGAAAAGACATTTGGGATTTATATGAGTTGTGGAATGAGTTTCCTTACGTTGTCTACGCGAGCGAATTTTTTCAAGAGAGACTTTCATCCGTAAAGAAAAGTTTTGAATCCGAGGATCATCGGGAAACTGCCAGGTTGTGCGAAAAGATTTTGCTCGAAGCGGAACAACCCTTGCTTGACGTCTATTCCGTGATCTGCGGAAAGATCGAGTGTTTGTCCTATAAAAGTGTGAACGGATTTTTGTTAAACGAAGTCGAATCCTCGATCACCGATTTTGAGGTTATGATTTCGGTTGCCAAACAAGCCGACCTGAAGGCGAAAGTCTCCTCGAACCATCCCAATTGGTATCTGGAACACGCGAGACAAAGTTTTTCTGTCCTATCCTCTTCTTTGAAAGATGGAAACTTCGAGTTGTTGAAAGTTTTGATTCTCGGGTTGATCCAAAGAAACAACGAAGAAGCTCTAAACTGGATCGAAACTTTTTGCGATTCTTATCCTTCTAAGTTGAAAGATCTTTCTAAGATTTTAAATTCTTCCTCCGAACTTGGGAACGGGCAGATTCGATCCATGATCGCTTTGATCGAAGAAAGAAACGATGCTCTGAACGGGTTTCAAAATACGATCGAACGTATGAAGTCTGCGATCGCATCCGATGACTTTCATCGGTTTCATCTCGAGTTTCATAAGATCGACCAAGGCGGATACGCTTTGGATATTTATAAAAGTAATATTTTCGCCGTTATGAACGACGCTCTTCTTTCCTTGCTTAAAAAAAGAGAAATCGAATCGGGTCGGGCTTTGATTCAGGTTTATTCGAATCGTTTGGATCTGCTAAAACCTTCCTGGGGATATTTGGATCGAAAGGCGTACGAGGAATTGTTTGCGAACGCACTCTGTCTGATTCATTCGAACGATGAGATCAATCGTAAATTTCTAAATCTTCTCGAGAAAAAATTTCTGCCCATCGTTCGAGAGAACGGCGCGGTTCGGATCGTAGCGGAAAGGCTGGCGCGAAATCTTGCGTGTATCTACACGACGATGGGGAACTTCGAGTCCGCTTATTTTTTTCTTAAACTCGCTATGGAAAGGGGAGCCAAAAAAGAGGATATCTTAAACGAAACGGACTTTGATCCGCTTCGAAGAGAGGAACGATTTTCGACCTTATTCAAAAAGTATTACCAAGAGCATTCAAATCGAAGTTAG
- a CDS encoding DUF962 domain-containing protein has product MTTDAAPKTYTTFKEFWPFYLGEHSHPVNRGLHFVGTSIAIGWILTAIINLNPYYILAALFSGYFFAWIGHFFVEKNRPATFTYPFKSFMGDWLMYFYILTGQIGKELDKIGKK; this is encoded by the coding sequence ATGACAACCGATGCGGCTCCAAAAACATATACAACTTTTAAGGAATTCTGGCCCTTTTACTTGGGAGAACATTCTCATCCGGTGAACCGCGGGCTTCACTTCGTGGGTACTTCGATTGCGATCGGTTGGATTTTGACCGCAATCATCAATCTCAATCCGTATTACATTTTAGCGGCCTTGTTTTCCGGCTATTTCTTCGCTTGGATCGGGCATTTCTTCGTGGAGAAAAATCGTCCCGCAACTTTCACTTACCCTTTTAAATCCTTTATGGGCGATTGGTTGATGTATTTTTATATTCTCACCGGACAAATCGGTAAGGAACTCGACAAGATCGGTAAGAAATAA
- a CDS encoding oxidoreductase, protein MAEKVALVAGATGLIGKYLLEELKSSGNYSKVYALVRKPGSVQGADEIVSDYDTLSASSIPKGITDVFCSLGTTISKAGSQENFKKVDYEYVLKIAKLTKEKGARSFLVVTALGADVKSFVFYNRVKGEVERDLEGIGFPFLGIFRPSLLEGEREEARTGEAVGQFFAKIINPFLLGGTRKYRSIHGRTVAKAMISIAQKEPAGVRILESDRIESVGGN, encoded by the coding sequence ATGGCTGAAAAAGTTGCCTTAGTCGCGGGAGCGACTGGGCTCATCGGGAAATATCTTTTGGAAGAATTAAAGTCTTCCGGCAATTATAGTAAAGTGTATGCATTGGTTCGAAAGCCGGGGAGCGTTCAAGGTGCGGACGAAATCGTCTCCGATTATGACACGTTATCCGCTTCTTCCATTCCGAAAGGAATTACGGACGTCTTCTGCAGTTTGGGAACCACGATCTCCAAGGCGGGTAGTCAGGAGAATTTCAAAAAAGTGGATTACGAATATGTGTTGAAGATCGCGAAGTTGACCAAAGAAAAAGGCGCGCGATCCTTTCTTGTCGTCACGGCACTCGGCGCCGACGTGAAGTCGTTCGTGTTTTACAATCGGGTCAAGGGTGAAGTCGAAAGAGACTTGGAAGGAATCGGTTTTCCTTTTCTCGGAATTTTTAGACCTTCTCTTCTCGAAGGGGAAAGAGAAGAGGCCCGAACCGGTGAAGCGGTTGGTCAATTTTTTGCAAAAATCATAAATCCGTTTTTACTCGGTGGAACGAGAAAATACAGATCGATCCACGGAAGAACGGTTGCGAAAGCTATGATTTCCATCGCACAAAAAGAACCGGCCGGAGTTCGTATTTTAGAATCAGACCGGATCGAATCCGTTGGCGGAAATTGA
- a CDS encoding adenylate/guanylate cyclase domain-containing protein, whose amino-acid sequence MPDSVLEVLKAEERNGIIITNYFRYLIALFFLVQIIVNVRSGDSEFNLIAFGVYIILTFSHTIVIRVCPPSIVSVFNYVTLFAEYILILGVLLFYTFTVKNVDLGFALKNSINLFFLFPIIYSLLQFRIRFVFIGLFLFYTIYFTILWIAVSTNQITYTKDWGEYVSGPAVLIEDAIAGKPGLYFCFAIMISMGIFRTVSMVRRIGIAEGQKTELSRYFSPKIVNEMMENPGTLQSGNRQIVSILFLDIRNFTAMSENMDPKELGELLSEFRKIMMECVFENNGTLDKYIGDAVMATFGTPHPSPSAEVDARNAVGCGVIMQKRLAEWNLLRKSEGKTPIAIGIGIHTGEVFAGNIGSDLHREYSVIGDAVNTASRIESLCKVLKKSFLISKETMELLGGKYTLNRMPRVKVKGKEEPLQVYEVMWG is encoded by the coding sequence ATGCCCGACTCCGTTTTGGAGGTTCTCAAAGCCGAGGAAAGAAACGGAATCATCATCACCAATTATTTTCGATATCTGATCGCTTTGTTTTTTTTGGTTCAGATCATCGTAAACGTTCGTAGCGGCGACAGCGAATTCAATCTGATCGCGTTCGGCGTTTATATCATTTTAACTTTTTCTCATACGATCGTGATCCGAGTCTGCCCTCCCTCTATCGTCAGCGTTTTCAATTACGTTACCTTGTTCGCCGAATACATTCTCATCCTCGGAGTTCTTCTTTTTTATACGTTTACGGTTAAGAATGTGGATCTGGGTTTTGCGCTTAAGAATTCGATCAATCTATTCTTTCTTTTTCCGATCATCTATTCTCTGCTTCAGTTTAGAATTCGTTTTGTTTTTATCGGTTTGTTTCTTTTTTATACGATCTACTTTACGATTCTTTGGATCGCGGTTTCCACAAATCAAATCACTTATACGAAGGACTGGGGAGAATACGTCAGCGGTCCGGCCGTGTTGATCGAAGACGCGATCGCGGGCAAACCCGGTTTGTATTTTTGTTTTGCGATTATGATTTCGATGGGTATCTTTCGAACGGTTTCCATGGTACGAAGAATCGGAATCGCGGAAGGTCAAAAGACCGAACTGTCCCGTTACTTTTCTCCGAAGATCGTAAACGAGATGATGGAAAACCCCGGAACACTTCAGAGTGGGAATCGTCAGATCGTCAGCATTCTTTTTTTGGATATCAGAAACTTTACAGCCATGTCCGAGAACATGGACCCTAAGGAACTCGGAGAGCTTCTATCAGAATTTCGTAAAATTATGATGGAATGTGTTTTTGAAAACAACGGAACCTTGGACAAATATATCGGAGACGCGGTGATGGCGACTTTCGGTACTCCACATCCTTCCCCTTCCGCAGAAGTCGATGCGCGTAACGCGGTCGGTTGCGGAGTCATCATGCAAAAACGTCTTGCGGAATGGAATCTCTTACGCAAATCCGAGGGTAAAACTCCGATCGCGATCGGAATCGGAATTCATACAGGAGAAGTTTTTGCCGGAAACATCGGAAGCGATCTTCACAGAGAATATTCCGTCATCGGTGACGCGGTCAACACCGCGTCCCGCATCGAATCGCTCTGTAAGGTTTTGAAAAAATCCTTTTTGATTTCGAAAGAAACGATGGAACTACTCGGCGGTAAGTATACCCTCAATCGAATGCCTCGTGTCAAGGTCAAAGGCAAAGAAGAACCATTACAAGTTTATGAAGTGATGTGGGGTTAA